AAGACGTCCGCGTTCACCGGGGCCTTGATGGCGTCGAAGAGCGCGGATTCCGTGTACTGCCACATCAGCCAGCTCGCCGAGCCCGCCGGCAGCGGCGGCTGGGTGATCGACCGGCGGTAGTCCGCGAGCTGGAGGCCGTACCCGGCGAAGGCCGTCGTCGAGCCCATGCAGTCGTCCAGGAACGACTTCTGGGTGTAGATGACCGGCTTCCGGCCGAACGCGGTCTCCACCTTGTTCAGCCATGCCGTCACGTCGGCCACCGAGCCGTGGACCGGGCAGCGGCCCGTACCGTCGTCCATCCGCTCCAGGTCCAGGACGGGCGGCAGGTCTCCGGGGCGGTGGCCGGTGTAGCCGGTGGCGCGTACGGCGGCGATGAAACGGTCCGCCTGCGCGGGTCCCGTCGGCGCCGTCGCCGCCGTGTAGAAGTGGTACGGGGCGACCGCGAGGCCCGCCTTCCGGGCCGCTTCCAGGTCGGTGGCGAGGTACGGGTCCGTGACGTTGAGGCCCCGCGTGGCCTTGACCGTCGCGAACTCGACGCCTTCCGCGCGCAGGCCGTTCCAGTCGATCGCCGCGCCTCCGGGGTGCTGGTACACGGAGGTGTCCACGCCGTCGACTGCGTAGCCCGCCGGGCGGGGCGGCTCGCAGGAGGCCCCTCGGGCGGCCCAGTCGTCCAGTGCGGCCCAGGTGTTCGGGCCGACGATCCCGTCCTTGCCCAGACCGGCGCACGACTGGAACTGGGCGACCCGGCTCTCCGTCCCTCCGCCGAAGTCGCCGTCGACCACGAGGGGCGGGTAGTGGCCTGGCTCCATCGTCAGGTTCAGCAGGCACTGGGCCTCCTTGACCTCGGCGCCGCCGGCACCGCGTCGCAGGGTCGGACGCGCGTCGGAGTAGTCGCACCCGGCGACCGCCGGCCCCGCCGGGGCGGGGCGTCCGGCCGCTTCGGCCGTCGTCGACGCCACCACCGTCGATGCGAGCAGCAGCGCGAGCGACGCCCCCGTGAGGGTCAGCAGCTCTCGAAGCTTCCTTCGTCCCATCTGTTCCTCCTGTGGTCTCTGTGACTTCCGCGGCACGAGTTCCGAGCCGGTGTTCGACGGCATGCCGATGCGCCGCAACTACGGGCTTCAGCACGGCAGTTCTGGGACATTGGGACGTCGGGGCGCCATGGGCCTCCCGGACCGGAGACAACGCCGAACCCTGGGACGTCACTGGGACGACGGTCGGGGGTGCTCTCGTCAGGAGTTCGTTTTGAATCGATTCACCGAGGCCGAGCGCTTCGCGGCCCGACTGCGCGAGTTACGCCAGCGAGCCGACTACAGCTACGAGGTCCTCGCCCAGAAATCCGGTACCAGCCGTTCCAGCCTCCACCGCTACTGCACGGGCTCCTCCGTCCCGCAGGACTACGGCTCCGCCCACCGCATCGCCGTCGCCTGCGGAGCCACCCCCGCCGAGCTGCGCGAGCTGCACCGGTTGTGGGCCTTGGCCGACGCGGAACGGGCTGAAGCGCTCGAACCCACCGAGCCGGTCGAGTCGGTTGAGCCGGCTGAGCCGGTTGAGCCGGTTGAGCCGGTTGAGCCGCCTCCGCCGGTCGAAGTCGCCTCTCCTCCGGAGGAGAAGGAAAGCGAACCCGCCGAGCCGACCGTCACCGAGCCCGAGCCCGACCACGAACCCGCTCCCGCCCGCCGGACCCCGCGCCGGCTCCTCGTCGCCCTCGCCGTCACCGGCCTCGTCCTCGCTCTCACCGCCTGGGGCGTCTCCGTCCTCTCCTCGCCCCCGGAGGGCACGGCACCGGAGCCCTGCGGGCCCGTGGTCAGCATGGGGCAGAACGACGAGTGCGTACGGGACGTACAGGAGCGGCTCCGCGACCATGGTGCCCGCATCGGGGTCGACGGGTCCTTCGGGCCGGAGACCCTGCGCCGGGTGACGGCGTTCCAGGTGCTCGCCGGCCTCGTACCGAACGGGGTCGTCGGGGACCCCACGAAGAAGGCCCTCCGCGAATCGCCGGTCCGTATGGAGACCTGGGCGCCGGAGAAGGTACGCCAACGGGTCCGCGAGGTCTTCACGGAGGCACCTGACGATGCCGTGGCCATCGCCGACTGCCAGTCCTTCCTCGACCCTCTCCACATCCTGCCGAACACCAACGGCAGCAGGAACTGGGGGGTGTTCCAGATTTCCGACGCGCGCCTGGCAGAACTGGGCGGCACGCCGGCCCAGGCGCTCGACCCCGAATGGAACATCCAGGCCGCCCGGAAGCTGTGGAGCCGCGAGCGCGACTTCGGCGACTGGCCCCACTGCGAGCGGGCCCTGACGAAGGCCCCGGCCACACCGTCGGCGTCCGCGTCCCGCTGAGGACGAGCGCGCCCGCCTCACCTCCCCCGTAGAGAGGTGAGGTGGGCGCGTACGGATCAGGCGTGGGCGTTGGCGAACCGCGCGAACGCGGCCCGCGTCCCCGCCCCGGCGATGCCGTCGATCGCACCCGTGTAGCCGCTGGTCGCCTTCAGCTGCCGCTGGAGCGCCCTGATCGTGTTGGGGCCGGGGTCTCCGTCGATCGCACCCGTGTAGCCCCAGTACTGCTTCAGGCAGCGCTGGTAGGCCTTCCAGCTGTCGGTGCCGAGGAGGCCGTCGATGCTGCCGTTGTAGTCCCAGAACTGGGCCAGCCAGCGCTGCACGTTCTTGGCCTGCGTGGTGCTCAGGCCGAAGTTGTTCGTCGCCAGCGTGCCGAAGGCCTCCGCGCCCACCGCCTGCTGGGCGGCCGCCGGCGGGGCTGCCGCGAAGCCGGTGCCCGCCGTCGCGAGGGTTCCCGCCGCCAGGCCGGCGATGGCGGTGACACTGACGAAGGCCCTCGTCAGAACGCTCGGTCGCATGTGCTTTCCCTTCATTCGGTGACGCTGTCCGTGTCGAACGGGGACGACGCTGGCAGGGCGTCCCGGACCGTCGCAACGAACACCGGCCCCCTGGGACGGCGGGATGGCTCCGTCCGTCTGAGCTGCGGGGATGCCCTCGCAGCTGGGACGGGGATGGGACGCCGTGAGGGCCCCCACCCGTCGGGGTGGAGGCCCTCACCTCACTCACGTACGCCTATCGGATCAGAAGGCGCCGTTGAGGCTCCACCAGTTGGCGTCCTCCGGGGCGCCGGCGCCCAGGGCGCCCGTGCCCTTGCCGCCGTAGAGGACCAGGCAGCCCACGCCTCGGCAGCCCTCACCGACGTAGTCGCTGGTGGTGATGGCGGCGAGGTCGTTGCGGCCGTCGGCGTCGAAGTCGCCGACCGCGAGGAAGGAGGCCATGACGTTCCAGCCGCCGGAGCCGATCAGCACGCGGGCACCGAGGGTGGTGCCGGTGGACGGGTAGAGCCAGAGCTTGCCCGTGGAGCCCTCGCGGCCGATCAGGTCGGCCCGGCCGTCGCCGTTCATGTCGCCCGGCGCCACCAGGGCGTTCATGGCGTTCCAGCCGCCGTTGCCGATCAGCTTGCGCGCGCCGAGGGTGCCCGTCGCCGTGCCCGGGTAAAGCCACAGCTTGCCGGTGGACTTCTCGACGGCGAGCAGGTCCGAGCCTCCGTCGGCGGTCAGGTCACCGAACGCGGTGAGCTTGTTCATGGCGTTCCAGCCGCCAGTGCCGATCAGCTTGCGCGCGCCCAAGGCGCCCGTGCCGGTGCCCGGGTAGAGCCAGAGCTTGCCGGTGGCCAACTCACGGGCGATGACGTCCTCGTGGGCGTCACCGGTGAAGTCACCGTGCCGGGTCAGGGCGTT
The sequence above is a segment of the Streptomyces sp. NBC_01255 genome. Coding sequences within it:
- a CDS encoding GH25 family lysozyme, whose protein sequence is MGRRKLRELLTLTGASLALLLASTVVASTTAEAAGRPAPAGPAVAGCDYSDARPTLRRGAGGAEVKEAQCLLNLTMEPGHYPPLVVDGDFGGGTESRVAQFQSCAGLGKDGIVGPNTWAALDDWAARGASCEPPRPAGYAVDGVDTSVYQHPGGAAIDWNGLRAEGVEFATVKATRGLNVTDPYLATDLEAARKAGLAVAPYHFYTAATAPTGPAQADRFIAAVRATGYTGHRPGDLPPVLDLERMDDGTGRCPVHGSVADVTAWLNKVETAFGRKPVIYTQKSFLDDCMGSTTAFAGYGLQLADYRRSITQPPLPAGSASWLMWQYTESALFDAIKAPVNADVFNGTRADLDRLANR
- a CDS encoding peptidase inhibitor family I36 protein; protein product: MRTSLLKRLATVATALGLTSAALLGSGAVPAQAAISDCPAGYFCAWKTDNGTGTMYKTNVDTATLGTWDNTFESVVNHTNKFACLYDDPNYDVEGGTDIRRPDPAGTEWGYAWSSVSSVRLVPTERECVAPPYPEWNAYTAPMAAGFGDMNADKKSDVLVRDKVGRLWFLPGDDTGKLVGSGGWNAMNALTRHGDFTGDAHEDVIARELATGKLWLYPGTGTGALGARKLIGTGGWNAMNKLTAFGDLTADGGSDLLAVEKSTGKLWLYPGTATGTLGARKLIGNGGWNAMNALVAPGDMNGDGRADLIGREGSTGKLWLYPSTGTTLGARVLIGSGGWNVMASFLAVGDFDADGRNDLAAITTSDYVGEGCRGVGCLVLYGGKGTGALGAGAPEDANWWSLNGAF
- a CDS encoding helix-turn-helix domain-containing protein, producing MNRFTEAERFAARLRELRQRADYSYEVLAQKSGTSRSSLHRYCTGSSVPQDYGSAHRIAVACGATPAELRELHRLWALADAERAEALEPTEPVESVEPAEPVEPVEPVEPPPPVEVASPPEEKESEPAEPTVTEPEPDHEPAPARRTPRRLLVALAVTGLVLALTAWGVSVLSSPPEGTAPEPCGPVVSMGQNDECVRDVQERLRDHGARIGVDGSFGPETLRRVTAFQVLAGLVPNGVVGDPTKKALRESPVRMETWAPEKVRQRVREVFTEAPDDAVAIADCQSFLDPLHILPNTNGSRNWGVFQISDARLAELGGTPAQALDPEWNIQAARKLWSRERDFGDWPHCERALTKAPATPSASASR
- a CDS encoding peptidoglycan-binding protein; translated protein: MRPSVLTRAFVSVTAIAGLAAGTLATAGTGFAAAPPAAAQQAVGAEAFGTLATNNFGLSTTQAKNVQRWLAQFWDYNGSIDGLLGTDSWKAYQRCLKQYWGYTGAIDGDPGPNTIRALQRQLKATSGYTGAIDGIAGAGTRAAFARFANAHA